The following nucleotide sequence is from Alkalihalobacillus sp. LMS39.
GAATCTAATTCAGAAATGATACGTTGTTCTTGATTGGCTACCGTATACTTTCCTTGTTGTTCAGTAATAAAGAAAATAGGAGTTAATCCAATAAAGGAAAATCGGGACCATGGGGATTGTTCATCTTTGCTTTCAAGCAGAAACACCGCATCCTTTTCAAGCTGCTGAAACAATTGAATCGGCGTTACCGTATCGGCAAAAAAATGTCCGACTATCGGAACTGTTTTGTACGTGGCACTATCGTGTAAAAACGACGGTTTAGTGGTAGTTATCATTTTTTTCACTCCTTTTTTAAATGAGTGAAAATGAATGATGTAGAGGGAGATATTATTCTTTTACAGTATATATAACAAAAAAACCCTAAGACTGAACAGTCCTAGGGTAGATCTATCCTAGTCATGCTTTGCTCAGCTCTCCTCAACTCTCTCATCCATTCTCAACTATTACTCTACTCTTCTCGTATTTATCTTATAATGTTTCAGATTCTTTTGTCAATTGTAAATCTGGGCGTAATGTAATTGCGTTGCGTAAATACACGTGTTGGATGTCCTCTTGTCTTTTTTCCGTATTTACGGTCATCATGACACGTATACAGGAAGCTAAACTATTCGGGACAGGAATTTCTATTGAACACATCACAGGGACAAACTTCCACCCTTCAAATTTACGCAACGCTTTTGCAGGAAAGGTAGCATGTAAATCTTCTGTCACCGTAATGAGCACATGTGCAACATCATCTGGATTTATTTGATTTTTTTCAATCATTTCTGCTAATAATTCTTCCGTTGCCTCTAGCATATGATCTTCTTTATTTTCCGTTACGGTTATTGCTCCCCGAACTCCTCTAATCATGACTTTGGCTCTCCTCTCATTTGTGTCTCAAGAAATGAAACTAATTGTGTTTCATCGATTGAGACAACCTCCGCCTCTCCAATTTCCCTCACTAACACCATTCGAATTTGTCCATGCTGCGTTTTTTTATCTTTTTTCATCACAGAAATTAACTCTTCCACCTTCAATGAATGAGGAATTGTTGTCTCAAATCCAAATTGGCTAAACCACTTTTCTATTTCGGCAATCGGTAATCGAATGGAAAAAACAGCTTCACTTAGCTTTAGTGCAAAGATTGTTCCAATCGCTACCGCTTCACCGTGGGTTAATTTCCCATACCCCATTGTCGCTTCAATCGCATGACCTAACGTATGACCGAGGTTAAGCAAAGCCCGTAATCCCGTTTCTTTTTCATCTTTTGATACAACTTCAGCTTTAATCGATATGGAACGCTCTAATAATTGTTCTGCTTTTCTACCTTGAATATCTGCAAACGATTGAATTTCCGTTCGTAACCAACGATAAAACGAAGCATCCCAAATTAAAGCATGTTTCATCACTTCGGCAAATCCAGAACGCCATTCTTTTTCAGGTAATGACTGTAACATATGAAAGTCATATAATACTGCTTCAGGTTGATGAAACGCTCCAATCATATTTTTTCCTAACGGGTGGTTAATCGCTACTTTCCCACCAACACTACTATCATGTGCTAATAGCGTCGTTGGAATTTGAATAAAGGGAATCCCTCTCATATATGTAGCAGCGACAAATCCAGCTAAATCACCAACAACCCCTCCGCCAAGAGCAAGGATAAGAGAATGTCGGTCTAATCCTTTTTCAAGAGCAAACGTTTGAGCTTCATAATAAAACGAAAACGATTTAGATTGCTCACCCGTTGGAATGATAAAATCATAGATTGGAACATCCAGTTGTACACTCGTTTTAACATCCTCTAAATATAACGGGGCTACTGTGTCATCAGTCATAATTAAAATGGATGAGACACGTCCTGTTAAAACAGACTCAATGACTGTTCCCACTTTATGTCGAATCCCCGCTTCAATGAAAACAGGATAGGATTTAGATTCTGTAGAAATGGTTACTGTTGTCATTAAAACAACCTCGCTCTTTCATTGTGAGCTTCGATGTTTTGTGTTAATTCTTCTACTTGGTCACTACCGAATTTCTCTAATAGGGCATTGGCAATTTCCCATGCTACAACAGCTTCACATACAACACTTGCAGCAGGAACAGCACAGCTATCAGAGCGTTCGATACTAGCGGCAAATACTTCTTTTGATTCGATGTCTACACTATTTAATGGTTTATATAAAGTTGGAATTGGTTTCATGACCCCACGAACAACAATCGGCATACCAGTTGTCATGCCTCCTTCAAATCCACCTAAATTATTTGTTTTGCGGGTGTAGCCTTTTTCCTCATCCCAAATAATTTCATCATGAACTTGACTGCCTGGAACTGATGCAGCTTCAAACCCAATCCCAATTTCAACCCCTTTAAATGCATTAATGCTCATAACCGCCGCTGCAAGCTTTGCATCTAATTTCCGGTCATATTGAACGTGAGAGCCTAACCCTACCGGCACACCTTCAACGACGACTTCAACAATTCCACCAATGGAATCACCATCTTTTTTCGCTTTGTCAATCGCTTCCATCATTTTTTCACTTGCTTGTGCATCTAAACAACGAACAGGTGAAGCCTCAGATCTCTCTTTTACATCTTCAACTGATTCATATGCCACATCTTCTGCTTTCACGCCTCCAATTTCCAAAACATGACCAGCAACTCGAATCCCACATGTCGATAATATTTTTTTCGCAACGGCACCCGCTGCTACACGAACCGTTGTTTCTCGAGCAGATGAACGCTCTAATATATTTCTCATATCACGATGACCATATTTTATCGCGCCATTTAAGTCGGCATGGCCTGGACGTGGTCTTGTAATGACTCGTTTCATTTCTTGTTCTTCTTCTTCTGTAATCGGGTCAGCACCCATAATTTTTGTCCAGTTTTTCCAATCTTTATTTTCAACGACTAACGCGATTGGTGCCCCAGTTGTTTTCCCGTGGCGAACACCACTCATAAATTGGACGCGGTCCTTTTCAATTTGCATTCGGCGCCCCCTACCGTAGCCACCTTGTCTTCGTTGTAATTCAATATCAATATCTTCTGCTAATAAATCTAGATGTGCAGGTACCCCTTCAATAATCGTCGTTAGTTGGGGACCGTGCGATTCACCCGCTGTTAAGTATCTCATGTTCCACTCCTCCTTAATTTCCTCCGAGCTTTTCTATTTCTTTAGCGCTTTTATGCACTAAATTATATCACAACTCTTTTCATTTGTCTTTCCGATTTTTCAGAAAATATTTTTTATGAATCATTTTTTCTTTCCTTTTAAAAAAAACTAGGATAATATCCTAGTTTATAGCTTACGATAAAAAAATGTATCTTCTGTGTCAAGTCCATACTTTCCAGGGTTAAAAATTTGTTCTGTACTTCCCACAAATAAAATTCCCCCAGGTCGAAGGGCATCACTAAATTTTTGATATAAAATGTCTTTTGCTTCCTCAGTAAAATAGATCATCACATTCCGACAAACGATTAAATCAAATCCTGTGTCAAACTTGTCAGCCAATAAGTTTTGTTGTTGAAAACGAATCGTCTTTTTAACATCATCTTTAATTCTATAACCAACATTTTCTTTCGTAAAATAAGCGTCTAGATGTTGCTTTGGAACTTCTTTTAAAGAGCGGTCCGTATAAAAACCAACTTTTGCTCGTTCTAAAATTAATTTATCTATGTCAGTTGCTAAAATCGAAACTTGGGATGCTTTCGGAAGTTGTTGAACGGTAATAGCTAGTGAATACGGTTCTTCACCTGTTGAACAGGCAGCACTCCATATTTTCAAGCGATTTTGGTGCTGTAGTAAGGAAGGTAAAATTTTCGCTTGCAATACTTCCCATCGTTTAGGATTGCGAAAAAATTCCGACACATTAATCGTCATTTTATCTAAAAACTCATCAAGTAATGCTGCATCTTTCGACATCGCTTGAAAAAAACTAGCAAAGCTATCAAAATCTTTTTTATCCCGTAACGACGTCAATCTCCGTTTCATTTGCGCTTCTTTATATTGCGCTAAGTCAATACCGGTTTTCTTTTTAATACTTTCAATGAATCCATTATAGTCATCCATCATGGTGTTTGTCTCCTCCGATATCAGTCAAATGATATTACTCTCTTTTTATCATAATATCGGCTAGAAAACTAGAAATTTCGACATTCTTGAAAAACTTTTTTCAAGATGTAACAAAAAAGCAACCAATAGGTTGCTTTTCATGTCTCGTAGCATACCGTCCGACAGTATTGGACATACGTTCCGCTATTATATATATAAACAACGATTGTAGAAGGCTTACGGACATTCGTTCCGTTATATCATAGGAATACAAGCTTTTTATTCTCATTTCTAGTCACTAACGGAACAAATGTCCGTAAAAAAAGAAATTAGCTCTATTTTTTAGAAATAACGGAATAGACGTCCAATACGAGCCTCCGCTACTAGTTCATTTGATTACACCCATTTCGCAATCGTTTTATCAAATGACACAAGTTCTTCTTCTTTAAAGAACAAATTAATTTCACGTTCTGCGCTTTCTGGTGAATCAGAACCATGGATGACGTTCATCGACATTTGCACTGCGTAGTCACCACGGATTGTCCCTGGTGCTGCTTCTTCTGGTTTTGTTTTTCCCATCATTGTTCTTGCCGTACTAATGACGTTTTCACCTTCCCATACCATCGCAAACACTGGTCCAGAAGTAATAAAACCAACTAGTTCCGGAAAGAACGGTCGCTCTTTATGTTCCGCATAATGCGTCTCTGCTAACTCTTTTGAAATCGTTAACAATTTTGCACCCACTAATGTAAACCCTTTCTTTTCAAAGCGAGAGACAATTTCTCCAATTAAATTCCGCTGTACACCATCAGGCTTGACCATTAAAAAAGTTTTTTCCATCATTTTTTCCTCACTCTCAAAATAAAATTCTATGTATTAAATCCCAAATCATTATATCAGAATAAAAGCCGATTCGCAAATATAACATAACACATTAAAAAAGTAAGTTATACAATAAGGAGGAATTCGTTCCTCCTTATGTTTTCAATTTAAAAATTACGTTGACCAATATAAGCTGCAATGTCAGATAAGTACGTTTTTGCTTCAATGTTCGGTAATCCCTCTAATGCCTCATAAGCTTTGTGTAAATATCGGTCACTCATTTGCAACGAATATTCAATTCCACCTGACGCTTTCACTGCTTCTAAAACAACATGAACAGCTTCTTCGTCGATGAAAGGGTCGTCTAGACGTTCCATTAGCATCGTTTTAATCTCTTGATTATGTTGTAACGCATAAAGAGCAGGTAATGTGACATTACCTTGAATTAAATCTCCTCCAGCAGGCTTTCCTAGCTGTTTTTCAGTGCCAATAAAATCGAGAACATCATCGGTAATTTGAAAACTCATCCCGACAAAATAACCAAATTGATAAAGACGTTGTTGAATTTGTTCATTTGCATTTGTCGCCATTGCACCGAGCTGACAACTAACCGCGATTAATAGGGCGGTTTTTCGTTTAATTCGACGTAAATACGTTTTTAAATTTTGGTTCCAATTATATTGGTGCCGAATTTGTTCAATTTCTCCGACACACATTTCAATCATCGCATTTGACAAAATTTGATGTAACACTGGATTTTTGAAAAAGGTCGTCGTTTCAATCGCTTTTCCAAAAATATAATCGCCTGTATACATCGCTACTTTATTATCCCACTCTGACTTTACTGTTTTTTTACCTCGTCTTAATTCAGCATCATCAATAACATCATCATGCACGAGTGAACCCATATGAATAAGCTCTAGAGGGATAGCAATGTTTTTTAACACATCGATGTCATAATTCCCAAATTTCCCTGATAATAGCACAAACACAGGTCGAATTCGTTTTCCTCCAGCTTTTAATAATTGGGTGGATGCTTGCCTTAGGATGACTTGGTCGGATTGAATCGTTTGTTCCAAACCTTTTTCAATCGTAATGATGTCTTCTTTTAATTTTGTATATATTTCAGCTAAATTCATGTTATCCACCCTAAGTTCAAATCGTATGATATCGGAAAAACTCGTTCCATAATAAAATCCGCTCTACCTTATTAGCAAGTAATCCTTGTTCATAAGCTAATTGATAATAATAAAGCAATCCTTCTTTTTGCTTTTCATCAAAATCATAACTTAACCCTTGAAAATAACGACTCCAAAATTCGGTTGTGCCTCCAATCGTTTTCCGAATATCTGTGATCATTGGCATAAACGATTCTTCTTGACTTTTCTTTTTACTAAATAAAAACTGGTGATATAATTCTTCTAGCAACTCACCTTTTAGATTCACAACTTCATTTCGGACAGCGAGTACAGCAAACGTCATTGGATAACCCGTATATTTATACCAGAGCTCTCCTAAATCATAACGATAGTATTCTTCTCCAACAGCCCAACTTGTTGTTATCGCATCGTCACCAATTAATAAACAGCCATCGTAAGAAGCCATCATGTTGTGAAAGTTTGGTGAAACAACGTCATATTGAACATCAATTTGCACAAATTGTTTGATGATAATGCGTAATAAATTGATGGAAGTTGCTGAACTTGAAGTTAATGCCACTCGTTTGCCGTCTAACTGTTCAAGCGGATATTTTGAAAATAAAAATATTGAGCCTACATCACGATACGAAGATACAGATAAATTTGGAAGTAATGTATATTCAGATGCATGCTCACCGTAAGCAAAAGAAGAAATCCCCCCTAAATCAACAGTTCCTTCACTCATACCTTTATTTAATTTGGCTGGAATTTTAGGAACAAACGATAACCCCATATTACTTAGTTTGTTACGGTCTAAATAGTAATATAACGGTAGGATGTTTGTATATGAAATTTCCCCAACAACTAACGTCATCTGTCTCCCCCCCATCGGGTAAATAGCTGATGTTCAATCCCAGCACTATCTAATACTTTACCAACAACAAATCGTACTAAGTCTTCTATCGTTTTTGGTTGTTGGTAATAACCAGGCATGGCAGGAACTATGGTCCCTCCGACTTTTGAAATTGTCAGCATGTTTTCCAAATGAATTTGATGTAACGGTGTTTCTCTTGGCACAAGGAGTAACGGCCTTTTTTCTTTTAACATCACATCTGCTGTTCGTTCTAGTAAATTGCCCGATGCACCATGCGCAATTCCTGATAACGTACCCATCGAACAAGGGATAATAAACATACCGTTATTTTTGTATGAACCACTTGCTATTGGAGCTGCATAATCATGTAGATGATGATAGTGAAGTTGCTCACGATTTAGAGGAAATAATTCATCTAAAACCGCTCCACGATCTGATGTATCAAGCTGTAACTCCTCTTTAAACACTTGCCAGCCCGCTTCAGTAATAACAAGATGGACTTTATAAGATTGGCGCAATAGTTCTTGTGTCAAACAAACCCCATACATTGCCCCACTTGCTCCTGTAATACCAACAGTATAAATTCCTTTTTCCTTGCTCATCGTAATAAATCTCCTATTGTAAAGACTAACATAACAATACTTAAAATTCCGTTCATTGTAAAAAAGGCAACATCCACTTTTGATAAATCATCGGCAGATACAAGGGAATGTTCATAAACCATAATGGCTCCTGCTATCAAAACACCAACAAAGTAAATCCAACCTAATGGACTCGTAAAAAACAAAGCGACTAACGCCAAAAAGCTAACGATATGAAACCCTTTTGCTATCAAAAGTGCTTTTGCAATTCCAAAATAACTAGGAATGGAATATAAGCCTGCATTCTTATCATATTCGGCATCTTGTGTCGCATATATAACATCAAAACCGGCAGTCCATAATGCCACAGCTAAAAATAGTAATACTGCATCCCACGTCAGTGTCCCTGTAGTACCAACCCAACCTCCTAATGGAGCAATCGCAATCGTTATTCCTAATACAAGATGACATGCCCATGTAAAACGTTTTGTATAAGAATACAAGACAAGAAAAAAGACAGCAACAGGTAATAAATAAACGGCCAACATATTTAATTGAAAAGCAGAGAAGAATAAAAGGGCAAACGATAAAATAATAAAAGCTAGCACTTCAATTTTAGAAAGTAGCCCAGCAGGAATTGCCCGTTCTTTTGTTCGCGGATTTTTTTTATCTATCGCCGCATCAATTAAGCGGTTTAAAGCCATTGCAGCACTTCTAGCACCAACCATTGCTAGCGTAATCCAAACCCATTGCATTGGTTCTGGCCATGTGCCATGAATGACAAAACTACCTAAAACGGCTCCTAAAAAGGCAAAAGGCAATGCAAAAATGGTATGCTCAAACTTAATCATTTCAAGAATAATTTTTATTTTTTTAATCACAGTCATTTCCCCAATTCTATCTGTCTAGTTATTCGAATTCTTATGTCCAATATGAGTAGCAGCTACACCGCCTGAATACGCTTTTACTTCAACGTTTTCAAAGCCAGCATGCTCAAACATATGAGCTAGTTCGTCTCTTCCAGGAAAATTCATCGTTGACTCTTGCAACCAAGAATATTCATCATAACTTTTTGCAAATAGCTTTCCAAATAACGGCATGATTTTTCGAAAATAAAAAAAGTAAAGTTGTTTAAATATAGGCATTGTCGGTTGAGATGTTTCTAGGCAAACGACTTTTCCGCCAGGTTTGACAACGCGATACATTTCTTTTAACACTTGTTCATAATCTGGAACATTCCGCAATCCAAATCCGATCGTAACATAATCAAATTCATTATCCTGAAATGGTAGAGACATCGCATTTCCATGTAATAGTGTAATATTTTTATGGTCAGCCTCTTTTACTTTTTTTTCACCGACCGCTAACATATTTCGGCTAAAATCAAGGCCAACAACAGTCCCTCCTGGACCAACAGCTTCAGATAATGCTATCGTCCAATCTGCCGTTCCGCAACAAACATCAAGAGCAGTAGCATCTTTTTGGACTGCCATCTTTTTCATCGTATCTTTTCTCCATGCTTTATGCCGTTGAAAGCTAATAACCGAGTTCATGACATCATATTTTTTGTAAATCGATTCGAATACTTGATGGACGCGCTCTTCTTTAGATTGTGTCATACCTTTACCCTTCTTCCGCTACTTTTTCTTCTACTATAGTTGTTGACGCTATGACTTGCTCAATAAAGTCGGAAATAAAGTTATCCTTAAATTCATGTTTCTTTACTAACATCGTTAAATTTTCAAGTGTAGCAAAAACTTTCTCATTAATCATTTGTTCAATCGTGTCAGCATTTCGATTATCATGTTTCACTATAACATCCAGTAAAACCGGACATTCGTTCGCCTTGATTTGCGAACGTTCTAAAATGAGACGTTTTAAAAAGAAGTATTCTGAAATCGTTTCTTTCCATGCATCTAACTTATAAAATAAGGCGATGTTTTGAATTAATTCTGATTCAATAATGGAAAGGTCTTGTTTCCATTGTTCAAATGAAATACCATCATTTTTATAAACGTTCATTTTATGCTCATTAATTTTCTGAATGGAATAACTAAAAATACGAATCATATCTATGTCGCCTTCGTCAGCTAATAAATAGTAGTAAAGACTACTATAATAATCTCCTGCTAGAACAGTTAGCTGTCTTGTCTTCTTTATAAAATCTGAATTTAATGGTTGGAGGGAGACATTCTCATGAGCATCTAAAGCTGCATCAACAAGAATGGCTGACAACGCATAAGCTTGTAGTTTTTTTATTGGTATTTTAGATTCAAGCATGGCAAATAAAAATCGAAGCTTGTCCTTATCCACACTTGGCTTTGCACTATATTGTTTAAGAAAAGGATGATCTGTCATTGAATAAAAAGCAGCTATGCATTCATTCACATTTTCATCCAAGAACGTCCTCATTTTCATTGCTAGTCCCCCACATGTCATAACTGTCCTTGTTGATTTCAATTCCATTGTCGCCATACATTATACCATAAGATTAGAGTCTCGAAAAACAAGTAAAATACTGTCATTCCCGGACATAAAGAAAAGCAGGAAATCCTGCTTTTATACTTCGGTATCCATTTCACCATGGCTTGTTTGGATTACGGCTTTTCCTCTTATTTTAACAGCGGAAGTATGTTCCGTAAATTGAGCAATCATGACTTCCCCTTTATCTAGCTTTTCGGAATGATGAAATCGCGTATCAGATCCTCTTGTTAATCCAATTACACTTACCCCATCTTCCTTTGCTTTTATCACAAAAAAGTCTTGGTCAGACTTCATCGTAAAGCCCCCTTTTTCCCATGTCTTTTGTTTTATTGTAACGATAATCTTATGATTATGCTACAAGTAAAACATGATTATTCCTTAATTAATGAGAAAACTTCTGCACGTGCTGCTGCATCCTCAGCAAATACCCCACGAACAGCAGATGTGACT
It contains:
- a CDS encoding protein-glutamate O-methyltransferase CheR, with the protein product MDDYNGFIESIKKKTGIDLAQYKEAQMKRRLTSLRDKKDFDSFASFFQAMSKDAALLDEFLDKMTINVSEFFRNPKRWEVLQAKILPSLLQHQNRLKIWSAACSTGEEPYSLAITVQQLPKASQVSILATDIDKLILERAKVGFYTDRSLKEVPKQHLDAYFTKENVGYRIKDDVKKTIRFQQQNLLADKFDTGFDLIVCRNVMIYFTEEAKDILYQKFSDALRPGGILFVGSTEQIFNPGKYGLDTEDTFFYRKL
- the hepT gene encoding heptaprenyl diphosphate synthase component II; this translates as MNLAEIYTKLKEDIITIEKGLEQTIQSDQVILRQASTQLLKAGGKRIRPVFVLLSGKFGNYDIDVLKNIAIPLELIHMGSLVHDDVIDDAELRRGKKTVKSEWDNKVAMYTGDYIFGKAIETTTFFKNPVLHQILSNAMIEMCVGEIEQIRHQYNWNQNLKTYLRRIKRKTALLIAVSCQLGAMATNANEQIQQRLYQFGYFVGMSFQITDDVLDFIGTEKQLGKPAGGDLIQGNVTLPALYALQHNQEIKTMLMERLDDPFIDEEAVHVVLEAVKASGGIEYSLQMSDRYLHKAYEALEGLPNIEAKTYLSDIAAYIGQRNF
- the mtrB gene encoding trp RNA-binding attenuation protein MtrB, giving the protein MKSDQDFFVIKAKEDGVSVIGLTRGSDTRFHHSEKLDKGEVMIAQFTEHTSAVKIRGKAVIQTSHGEMDTEV
- a CDS encoding demethylmenaquinone methyltransferase, producing MTQSKEERVHQVFESIYKKYDVMNSVISFQRHKAWRKDTMKKMAVQKDATALDVCCGTADWTIALSEAVGPGGTVVGLDFSRNMLAVGEKKVKEADHKNITLLHGNAMSLPFQDNEFDYVTIGFGLRNVPDYEQVLKEMYRVVKPGGKVVCLETSQPTMPIFKQLYFFYFRKIMPLFGKLFAKSYDEYSWLQESTMNFPGRDELAHMFEHAGFENVEVKAYSGGVAATHIGHKNSNN
- a CDS encoding menaquinone biosynthesis protein; translated protein: MTLVVGEISYTNILPLYYYLDRNKLSNMGLSFVPKIPAKLNKGMSEGTVDLGGISSFAYGEHASEYTLLPNLSVSSYRDVGSIFLFSKYPLEQLDGKRVALTSSSATSINLLRIIIKQFVQIDVQYDVVSPNFHNMMASYDGCLLIGDDAITTSWAVGEEYYRYDLGELWYKYTGYPMTFAVLAVRNEVVNLKGELLEELYHQFLFSKKKSQEESFMPMITDIRKTIGGTTEFWSRYFQGLSYDFDEKQKEGLLYYYQLAYEQGLLANKVERILLWNEFFRYHTI
- a CDS encoding heptaprenyl diphosphate synthase component 1 produces the protein MKMRTFLDENVNECIAAFYSMTDHPFLKQYSAKPSVDKDKLRFLFAMLESKIPIKKLQAYALSAILVDAALDAHENVSLQPLNSDFIKKTRQLTVLAGDYYSSLYYYLLADEGDIDMIRIFSYSIQKINEHKMNVYKNDGISFEQWKQDLSIIESELIQNIALFYKLDAWKETISEYFFLKRLILERSQIKANECPVLLDVIVKHDNRNADTIEQMINEKVFATLENLTMLVKKHEFKDNFISDFIEQVIASTTIVEEKVAEEG
- a CDS encoding UbiX family flavin prenyltransferase gives rise to the protein MSKEKGIYTVGITGASGAMYGVCLTQELLRQSYKVHLVITEAGWQVFKEELQLDTSDRGAVLDELFPLNREQLHYHHLHDYAAPIASGSYKNNGMFIIPCSMGTLSGIAHGASGNLLERTADVMLKEKRPLLLVPRETPLHQIHLENMLTISKVGGTIVPAMPGYYQQPKTIEDLVRFVVGKVLDSAGIEHQLFTRWGGDR
- the ndk gene encoding nucleoside-diphosphate kinase; protein product: MEKTFLMVKPDGVQRNLIGEIVSRFEKKGFTLVGAKLLTISKELAETHYAEHKERPFFPELVGFITSGPVFAMVWEGENVISTARTMMGKTKPEEAAPGTIRGDYAVQMSMNVIHGSDSPESAEREINLFFKEEELVSFDKTIAKWV
- the aroB gene encoding 3-dehydroquinate synthase — its product is MTTVTISTESKSYPVFIEAGIRHKVGTVIESVLTGRVSSILIMTDDTVAPLYLEDVKTSVQLDVPIYDFIIPTGEQSKSFSFYYEAQTFALEKGLDRHSLILALGGGVVGDLAGFVAATYMRGIPFIQIPTTLLAHDSSVGGKVAINHPLGKNMIGAFHQPEAVLYDFHMLQSLPEKEWRSGFAEVMKHALIWDASFYRWLRTEIQSFADIQGRKAEQLLERSISIKAEVVSKDEKETGLRALLNLGHTLGHAIEATMGYGKLTHGEAVAIGTIFALKLSEAVFSIRLPIAEIEKWFSQFGFETTIPHSLKVEELISVMKKDKKTQHGQIRMVLVREIGEAEVVSIDETQLVSFLETQMRGEPKS
- the aroH gene encoding chorismate mutase — its product is MIRGVRGAITVTENKEDHMLEATEELLAEMIEKNQINPDDVAHVLITVTEDLHATFPAKALRKFEGWKFVPVMCSIEIPVPNSLASCIRVMMTVNTEKRQEDIQHVYLRNAITLRPDLQLTKESETL
- a CDS encoding UbiA-like polyprenyltransferase, whose product is MIKKIKIILEMIKFEHTIFALPFAFLGAVLGSFVIHGTWPEPMQWVWITLAMVGARSAAMALNRLIDAAIDKKNPRTKERAIPAGLLSKIEVLAFIILSFALLFFSAFQLNMLAVYLLPVAVFFLVLYSYTKRFTWACHLVLGITIAIAPLGGWVGTTGTLTWDAVLLFLAVALWTAGFDVIYATQDAEYDKNAGLYSIPSYFGIAKALLIAKGFHIVSFLALVALFFTSPLGWIYFVGVLIAGAIMVYEHSLVSADDLSKVDVAFFTMNGILSIVMLVFTIGDLLR
- the aroC gene encoding chorismate synthase → MRYLTAGESHGPQLTTIIEGVPAHLDLLAEDIDIELQRRQGGYGRGRRMQIEKDRVQFMSGVRHGKTTGAPIALVVENKDWKNWTKIMGADPITEEEEQEMKRVITRPRPGHADLNGAIKYGHRDMRNILERSSARETTVRVAAGAVAKKILSTCGIRVAGHVLEIGGVKAEDVAYESVEDVKERSEASPVRCLDAQASEKMMEAIDKAKKDGDSIGGIVEVVVEGVPVGLGSHVQYDRKLDAKLAAAVMSINAFKGVEIGIGFEAASVPGSQVHDEIIWDEEKGYTRKTNNLGGFEGGMTTGMPIVVRGVMKPIPTLYKPLNSVDIESKEVFAASIERSDSCAVPAASVVCEAVVAWEIANALLEKFGSDQVEELTQNIEAHNERARLF